In Salarias fasciatus chromosome 20, fSalaFa1.1, whole genome shotgun sequence, a single window of DNA contains:
- the mapk14a gene encoding mitogen-activated protein kinase 14A isoform X2 yields the protein MSQKERPKFYRQEVNKTIWEVPERYQNLAPVGSGAYGSVCSAFDVKTGLKVAVKKLSRPFQSIVHAKRTYRELRLLKHMKHENVIGLLDVFTPATSLMEFTDVYLVTHLMGADLNNIVKCQKLTDDHVQFLIYQILRGLKYIHSADIIHRDLKPSNLAVNEDCELKILDFGLARHTDDEMTGYVATRWYRAPEIMLNWMHYNMTVDIWSVGCIMAELLTGKTLFPGSDHINQLQQIMRLTGTPPSTLINRMPSHEARNYISSLPQMPKRDFTDVFLGANPQAVDLLEKMLVLDTDKRITAAEALAHPYFSQYHDPDDEPEAEPYDQSFESRELAINEWKRLTYEEMCSFEPPVFDEDDME from the exons atgtcgcagaaaGAGAGACCCAAGTTTTACCGACAGGAGGTCAACAAGACGATATGGGAAGTCCCCGAGCGGTACCAGAACCTCGCCCCGGTGGGATCCGGGGCGTACGGATCAGTTTG CTCTGCGTTTGACGTGAAGACGGGGTTGAAGGTCGCTGTAAAGAAGCTCTCTCGGCCCTTTCAGTCCATCGTACACGCCAAACGAACATACAGAGAGCTGCGGCTGCTCAAACACATGAAACACGAAAAC GTTATCGGCCTCCTAGATGTCTTCACCCCTGCTACTTCGCTTATGGAATTCACTGATGT GTATCTGGTGACTCACCTAATGGGAGCAGATCTCAACAACATCGTGAAGTGTCAGAAACTCACAGATGACCACGTGCAGTTCCTCATATATCAGATCCTCCGAGGGTTAAAG tatATCCACTCAGCAGACATCATTCACAGA GACTTGAAGCCCAGTAACTTGGCAGTGAACGAAGACTGTGAGCTGAAG ATTTTGGACTTTGGCTTGGCACGACACACCGACGACGAGATGACCGGCTACGTAGCCACCCGCTGGTATCGGGCCCCCGAGATCATGTTGAACTGGATGCACTACAACATGACGG TGGACATTTGGTCAGTCGGCTGCATCATGGCAGAACTTCTCACTGGGAAAACCCTGTTTCCTGGCAGCGACC ATATAAACCAACTTCAGCAGATAATGCGTCTGACAGGAACGCCCCCGTCAACTCTAATAAACAGGATGCCCAGCCACGAG GCCAGGAACTACATCAGCTCCTTGCCACAGATGCCTAAGAGAGACTTCACGGATGTATTTCTAGGTGCCAACCCGcaag CTGTGGACCTTCTGGAGAAAATGCTGGTTCTGGACACAGACAAGCGGATAACAGCCGCCGAGGCCCTGGCCCACCCTTACTTCTCCCAGTACCACGACCCGGACGACGAGCCCGAGGCCGAGCCGTACGACCAGAGCTTCGAGAGCCGAGAGCTGGCAATCAACGAGTGGAAAC GATTGACCTACGAGGAGATGTGCAGTTTCGAGCCGCCGGTCTTCGACGAGGATGACATGGAGTAA
- the mapk14a gene encoding mitogen-activated protein kinase 14A isoform X1, with amino-acid sequence MSQKERPKFYRQEVNKTIWEVPERYQNLAPVGSGAYGSVCSAFDVKTGLKVAVKKLSRPFQSIVHAKRTYRELRLLKHMKHENVIGLLDVFTPATSLMEFTDVYLVTHLMGADLNNIVKCQKLTDDHVQFLIYQILRGLKYIHSADIIHRDLKPSNLAVNEDCELKILDFGLARHTDDEMTGYVATRWYRAPEIMLNWMHYNMTVDIWSVGCIMAELLTGKTLFPGSDHIDQLKLIMKLVGIPGPELLMKISSESARNYISSLPQMPKRDFTDVFLGANPQAVDLLEKMLVLDTDKRITAAEALAHPYFSQYHDPDDEPEAEPYDQSFESRELAINEWKRLTYEEMCSFEPPVFDEDDME; translated from the exons atgtcgcagaaaGAGAGACCCAAGTTTTACCGACAGGAGGTCAACAAGACGATATGGGAAGTCCCCGAGCGGTACCAGAACCTCGCCCCGGTGGGATCCGGGGCGTACGGATCAGTTTG CTCTGCGTTTGACGTGAAGACGGGGTTGAAGGTCGCTGTAAAGAAGCTCTCTCGGCCCTTTCAGTCCATCGTACACGCCAAACGAACATACAGAGAGCTGCGGCTGCTCAAACACATGAAACACGAAAAC GTTATCGGCCTCCTAGATGTCTTCACCCCTGCTACTTCGCTTATGGAATTCACTGATGT GTATCTGGTGACTCACCTAATGGGAGCAGATCTCAACAACATCGTGAAGTGTCAGAAACTCACAGATGACCACGTGCAGTTCCTCATATATCAGATCCTCCGAGGGTTAAAG tatATCCACTCAGCAGACATCATTCACAGA GACTTGAAGCCCAGTAACTTGGCAGTGAACGAAGACTGTGAGCTGAAG ATTTTGGACTTTGGCTTGGCACGACACACCGACGACGAGATGACCGGCTACGTAGCCACCCGCTGGTATCGGGCCCCCGAGATCATGTTGAACTGGATGCACTACAACATGACGG TGGACATTTGGTCAGTCGGCTGCATCATGGCAGAACTTCTCACTGGGAAAACCCTGTTTCCTGGCAGCGACC ACATTGATCAGTTGAAGTTAATCATGAAGCTCGTCGGAATTCCAGGGCCAGAGCTCTTGATGAAAATATCTTCAGAGTCT GCCAGGAACTACATCAGCTCCTTGCCACAGATGCCTAAGAGAGACTTCACGGATGTATTTCTAGGTGCCAACCCGcaag CTGTGGACCTTCTGGAGAAAATGCTGGTTCTGGACACAGACAAGCGGATAACAGCCGCCGAGGCCCTGGCCCACCCTTACTTCTCCCAGTACCACGACCCGGACGACGAGCCCGAGGCCGAGCCGTACGACCAGAGCTTCGAGAGCCGAGAGCTGGCAATCAACGAGTGGAAAC GATTGACCTACGAGGAGATGTGCAGTTTCGAGCCGCCGGTCTTCGACGAGGATGACATGGAGTAA